DNA from Halobaculum sp. XH14:
GGGTCGGGATGGCGGGCGCGCCGCGTTCCTCGAGGCTCACCTCGAAGCGCTTCCCGTTCACCTCGACGGTGAAGTCGCGCTCGGTGACCTCCTCGTCGTCGGCAGCCTCGGCGTCGCCAGTGCCCCACTTCTCCTGGGCCTCGGCGAGGCGGTCGCGGTCGAGTTCGTCGTCGAGGTACTTCGTCGTGTGCTCGCCCGCCAGGAAGCGCTCGTCCTCCAGCATCAGGCGGTGGAACGGGACGATCGTGACCACGCCCTCGACGTCGTACTCGGCGAGCGCCCGTTTCGAGCGGTCGACACACTCGGCGCGGTCCTCGCCCCAGACGACGAGCTTCGCGATCATCGAGTCGTAGTCCGTCACGACCTCGTCGCCCTGGCGGAGGGCGTCGTCCATCCGGACGCCGATTCCGCCCGGCGGGTCGTACGTCTCCAGGCTGCCCGAGTTCGCGGGCGCGAACTCCCGTGCGGCGTTCTCCGCGTTGATGCGGAACTCCATCGCGTGGCCCTCCAGTTCGACATCCTCCTGTGAGAAGTCGAGTTGCTCGCCGGCGGCGACCCGGAGCTGACGCTTCACGATGTCGATGCCCGTCAGCTCCTCGGTGACGGTGTGTTCGACCTGGATGCGGGTGTTGACCTCGAGGAAGTAGAAGTTCGTGTCGCCGCCGAGCAGTTCCCCGTCGCGCTCGGGATCCTCCTCGACGAGGAACTCGACGGTGCCGGCGTTCGTGTAGTCGGCGGCGGCGACGCCCTGCCGGGCGGCCTCGCCGATGCGTTCGCGCAGGTCGTCGGTGAGCGCCGGGGAGGGCCCCTCCTCGATTACCTTCTGGTGGCGGCGCTGGAGCGAGCAGTCGCGCTCGCCGAGGTGCCGCACGTTGCCGTGGTGGTCGGCGATGATCTGGACCTCGATGTGGCGCGGGTTCTCCAGGTACCGCTCCAGGTAGACGGAGTCGTTCGAGAAGTACGCCTCGCCCTCACGCTTGGCTGACTCGAACTGCTCGTCCGCCTCGTCGGCCGACTCGACGACCTTCATCCCGCGGCCGCCGCCGCCTCCTTCCGCCTTGATGGCGACCGGGTAGCCGTGTTCGTCGCCGAACTCGCGGACCTCGTCGGCCGATTCGGCCGGGTCGGTCGTGCCGGGGACGATGGGGACGCCGGCCTCCTCCATCACCGTTCGCGCCTTCGTCTTCTCGCCGAGCGTCTCCATCGAGTCGCTGGCCGGGCCGACCCACGTGATGCCGTCGGTTCCCTCGACGCGCGCGGCGAAGTCGGCGTTCTCCGCGAGGAAGCCGTAGCCGGGGTGGATCGCGTCCGCGCCGGCCTGCTCGGCGGCGTCGATGACGGCCTCCTGGTCGAGGTAGGAGTCGGCCGCGCGGGCGGGACCGACGTTGTACGCCTCGTCGGCGTGCCGGACGTGTCCGGAGTGCTTGTCGGCCTCGGAGTAGACGCCCACGGTGTCGATACCAAGCTCCTCGCAGGCTCGCATCACGCGCACTGCGATTTCGCCGCGGTTCGCGACGAGCACCTTCTCGAACATTCTTGAGGGACCATTCCCGGGTACGCCTACTCAAACCGTCGGTTCGAATCCGGTCCAGCGCGGTGAGTGGCGAAGCGCCGAGCGAGCATGACCGGATTCGGGATGGGAAGGGGCTTGCCGGGACCGCGATATGAAGCCGTCCCGGTCAGCCGTCGCCGAGCGCCCGCCCCACCAGCGTTCGTTCGGCCTTCCGGAGGTGCGCGCTCGCCGTCGCCTCCGAGACGTCGAGGGCCGCAGCGACCTCAGCAAGCGAGCCCTCGCGGGGGACCTCGTAGTAGCCCGCGGCCATCGCCGTCCTGAGTGCCTCCCGCTGGCGACCCGTCAGATCCGTCCCGACCCCGCCGAGGCGGCGGTCCAGGCTGCCGACGTGGTGGACGGTCTTCCGGATCGACTCGGGCGTCTCCTCAAGCATCGCCCGGAGGTCGTCGGCTCGCCCCACGATGGTCATCCGCATCCGCGCCCGCTCGTCGTACACGATGGGGTGGGTGACGACGAGGTTCCGTTCGGCGAACGCCTGCCGCCACGCACGATCGGCTTCCCGCGTCCGCTGTTCCACGTAGGCGTAGAACCGGCCCCGGTCGACGACGGCGAGTTCCCAGTCGCGGATC
Protein-coding regions in this window:
- a CDS encoding acetyl-CoA carboxylase biotin carboxylase subunit, whose protein sequence is MFEKVLVANRGEIAVRVMRACEELGIDTVGVYSEADKHSGHVRHADEAYNVGPARAADSYLDQEAVIDAAEQAGADAIHPGYGFLAENADFAARVEGTDGITWVGPASDSMETLGEKTKARTVMEEAGVPIVPGTTDPAESADEVREFGDEHGYPVAIKAEGGGGGRGMKVVESADEADEQFESAKREGEAYFSNDSVYLERYLENPRHIEVQIIADHHGNVRHLGERDCSLQRRHQKVIEEGPSPALTDDLRERIGEAARQGVAAADYTNAGTVEFLVEEDPERDGELLGGDTNFYFLEVNTRIQVEHTVTEELTGIDIVKRQLRVAAGEQLDFSQEDVELEGHAMEFRINAENAAREFAPANSGSLETYDPPGGIGVRMDDALRQGDEVVTDYDSMIAKLVVWGEDRAECVDRSKRALAEYDVEGVVTIVPFHRLMLEDERFLAGEHTTKYLDDELDRDRLAEAQEKWGTGDAEAADDEEVTERDFTVEVNGKRFEVSLEERGAPAIPTPSSGGSGRMERPDVAEESEEESVTIEGDGETVAAEMQGTILSVDVAEGDEVAAGDVVCVLEAMKMENDVVADRGGVVSQVLVAEGDSVDMGDPLIVLE
- a CDS encoding helix-turn-helix domain-containing protein, which gives rise to MRSLEVTFDQPEWMRHPMQQFLASTDDVRREELVAWQLHDTERLEYALFFVHGDVDAYRDAIDEVESIRDWELAVVDRGRFYAYVEQRTREADRAWRQAFAERNLVVTHPIVYDERARMRMTIVGRADDLRAMLEETPESIRKTVHHVGSLDRRLGGVGTDLTGRQREALRTAMAAGYYEVPREGSLAEVAAALDVSEATASAHLRKAERTLVGRALGDG